GGCCTCGGCCTTCTCCACTTTCTTCATCCGGGCCTTGGTTTCGGGCGAATCGAAGGACGCCTTCACCAGGAGGTCGTCGAGGCTTCTCTTGTAGGGGGCTTTCGAGGGCTCGGCGGGCGTGCCCAGGGGAGACTTCACGTCCCTGCCCAGGAGGGAGTTGAGCATGCCCTCCAGGGTGGAAAGCCGCTGGCGGACCATCTCCGCCTTTTCCAGCAGCATGTATTTTTCGGTCTGGGCCATGACCGCATCGCGCTGGTCGCCCATGCCCGAGGCGTACCGGGCCAGGGCCGACTTCTCGACCTGGTCGAGGAGCTTGGCCTTTTCCTGAAGAATGTCGATGGTCCGGTGGGCGGTGAACAGGTCGTAATAGAGTTCCTTGACCCGGGCCACCGTGGCCAGGCGCAGGGCGGTGTACTGAAGGCCCAGGGTCTCCATTTCCTTCTCGGCCACCTTGCCCTTCTGCACCAGCTTGCCCGGGAAGGGCACGGTCTGGGACACGCCGAAGGCCCACACGGAATCGTAGGAGTTGCCGAAGGTGTACTGGCTGAGCCCCTCGTTGGTGTACCCGGCCGAGACCATGGGGTCGGGCAGGGCCTTGGCCTGCGGGATGCGGTGCCTGGCCGACTCCACCCGAGACTGCCCTGCGGCGATCTCGGGATTGTTCTTGAGGGCTTCGCCGACCAGGGATTGCAGATCCATGTCCTGAGCCCGGGCATTGGCGGCGACGGCCAGGACGATGCAGGCCACGGCGGCGATACGGCGGAACGGACACCGGCGCGCGCGGCGCGGACGAAGAGGTTGAGTGGTCATGGCGCATCCCGCGTTGTGGTGAAAATCGAAAGGACCCAGCACTTAGCGTAGCTCCTTTCCAGGTTTATGGCAACGGTCTGGGCGTTTACGGCCGGTTATCCTGGGGTCTCCCGGGCTGTCAGGTGCCGAAGCGCCTCTCCCGCACGTCCCGCTCTCCCCCACAGGCCCCGGCCACGCTGGCGGCCAGGACCGGAAAGGGGCGGAGAGCTCGCGGCGTCCCTATTTCGGGGGATTTAGCGTCTGGCCCTGCGCGGCGCTGCCGGACTGGCCGTTCATGCCGGTGTTCGGGCTGGTCGTCGCCTTCCAGCTGGTCATGCCGGCCGGATTGGACATGAGGCCGTTCGATCCGCTCATGTCGCCGCTTCCCGACATGCCGGAACTGCTCATGCCTCCGGAAGAACTCATCCCCCCGGAACTGCCCATGCCGCCGTTGCCGCCGCCCATGCCGCCGGAAGAACCACCCGAGGAACCACCCGAGGAGCCGTGGCCGCCCCCGCCGCCTCCGCCATTTCCTCCCCCGCCGTTGCCGCCGCCCATGCCCATTCCAAAGGCGAGCGAACTCATGAGCAGCATGGAGACGCACAGGACCGCGATGTATTTCAGCGAACGTCTGGTCATTGTTTTCTTCCTGATCCCGGTCCGCGCGGAGCGGAGGGGGTTATATTGTTCGAGGGGCCGGAACGCGGCCGAAATCAGCGCGAGAAGTTGAAGAAGCTGAACATGGGCATGAGCGACCAGAGCTCCTGCAGGGCGGACGTGTTGGTGGTCGCGGTCGCCTGGGCATGGGTGGTGGTCGTGCCGATGGTGGGCGTGGTGGCCTGGGTCCCCCAGAAGGAGAACATGGGCGACCAGGCGTAGGGGTTCTGGGTCGTGACGGTCTGGGCCGAAGCCAGGGAGGCACTGGAGAGCAGCGCGAACAAAAGGGCGGTGGTGGCGAGCTTTCTCATGGTCATATACTCCTATTTTACTCCACTTTTGAGCATGACCTCCCTAAGCAAATGGTGTTCCATGGATAAAAATAAATTATTTCCAAGTGTTGACGATTTTCCGGTTCTCACGATTCGTGCAGCCGGCTGCACATCGACCGTGCACATGTGCAGCCGTTCTCCCGGACGTGCACCCGGCGGCCCGCGCTCCCGGCTGGACTCCGGCCATGGGCTGGACTAGGACGGGAGCGCCATCCCCCGTGGGCCCGCCCGCGCGGACCCGGTGGCCATCAGGGAGGACCGTCGGCCATGCAGGACATTTTCCGGCACACCATGGAAGACTTCCATGGCATCCTCGATTCCTCGCCCATCGGCCTGCTGGCGGTGGACAGGGACGGGGCGATCACCCTCGCCAGCAGCGGGGTGGAGTCCTTCCTGGGCCTGGCCAGGTCCGAGATGATCGGCAGGAACGTGGCCGAGGTGGTCCCGCACTCCCTGCTCCCCCAGGCCCTGGATCAGAGAAAGCCCGTGTTCGGGCAGATGATCGCCCTCAACAACGTGGTGCTCATGGCCAGCCATTCGCCCATCCTGCGCGGGGACGAGCTGGTGGGCGGCGTGAGCGTCTTCCAGGACGTGTCCATCCTGGAGCACACCTCCTGCGAGCTGCACTACGTCAAGGACCACATCAAGGAGCTGGGCGCCATCATCAACTCCTCCTACGACGGCATCTTCATCACCGACGGGGGGGGCAAGGTGCTGCTGGTCAACGACGCCTACCAGCGCATGACCGGCATCACCGCCGAGGAGGTGGTAGGCAAGACCATGGCGCAGCTGGTGGAGGAGAAGTACTACGACCAGTCGGTGACGCTCTTGGTGATGGAGACCGAGCGGGCCGCCACCCTCAACCAGACCATCAGGGGCGAGCGGCGCATGCTGGTGACGGGCAGCCCGGTGTTCGACGACGCGGGCAAGCTCTACCGGGTGGTGACCAACGTCCGCGACATCACCGACCTGATCAACCTGCGCGACCAGCTCATCAAGACGCAGGAAAAGACCCTGCAGTACGAGAGCGAGATCTCCTACCTGCGCTCCCTGCAGATCGAGGCGGGCGACATCATCTTCCGCAGCCGGGCCATGGCCCAGGCGCTGGTGACCGCCACCAAGGTGGCCTACGTGGACTCCACGGTGCTCATCACCGGCGACTCCGGCACCGGCAAGGAACTCATCGCCAAATTGATCCACAAGAAGGGCAAGGGCGCGCTCCAGCCGTTCATCGCCATCAACTGCGCGGCCCTGCCCGAGCAGCTGCTGGAGACGGAGCTGTTCGGCTACGAGGGCGGGGCCTTCACCGGGGCGCGCAAGGAGGGCAAGCCGGGGCTCTTCGAGCTGGCCAACAACGGCACCCTGTTCCTGGACGAGGTCGGGGACATGCCCATGGTGCTCCAGGCCAAGCTCCTGCGGGCCATCCAGGAGAAGCAGATCATGCGTCTGGGCGGCTCCAAGTACGTCAACGTCAACGTGCGGCTCATCGGCGCGACCCACCGCGACATCCAGAAGATGGTGGAGCGCCGGGAATTCCGCCGCGACCTGTACTACCGCCTCATGGTGGTGCCCATCCACCTGCCGCTCCTGCGCGAGCGCACGGAGGACATCCCGCTTCTCGCCATGCACTTCCTGGACAAGTTCAACCGGCGCTTCGGATACCGCAAGGCGCTCAGCCCCGGCGCCGTGGACGCCCTGGTGCAGTACCCCTGGCCGGGCAACGTGCGCGAGCTGGAGAACCTGATCGAGCGGCTGCTGGTGACGGTCACGGACGACGAGATCACCATGGAGGAGCTCCCCGGCCATATCCGGCGGTCCGCGTACATCCCCAGGCGGGGATCGAAGATGAGCGAGGCCGTGGCCGAGGTGGAGTCATACCTGCTTGAGGAATCCTGCCGCAGGCTGGGGAGCTGGCAGAAGGCCGCCGTGGAGCTCGGCATCGACAAGGCCACCGCCTACCGCAAGGCCGCCAAGTACGGCCTGTTGAAGTGACGGGGCGGCAGGTCAAGGCGTTTGTCGCATAGCTGCGACTGTCGCGTTTGAGAGAATTTCAATAATTCCGTTTGAATAAATGAATATGTGCATTCTTGTTCGCATTACCGCAACTCCCCTTGAGACGCTTCCAGACCGTATCCGTCCGTAATCATAGCCCTTATCAATCCAAGCACAATAGTTGCTCAGGGATATGCATGTTCAATGCGTGTCCCATGGCCTGGCCTGCATCGTGACATTCCGAAGCATTATGTCACGTCTGGCATAATAAGCCGAAAACTGCATCAGGGGCGCTTTTGCCGCCAGTGTTGCAATCTGGATGCGCCCACCCGCCGCGCGGCGGACGCGATGTGCGCCGGGACAGGCCTGTCCCGGCCGAACCTTCAACCCGCATTACGTAGAGGTGTCTTCAGGAAGAATCGTCTCACATTCACGAAAGGGGGGTATTATGGGTCTTTTGGGTCCTGCCTTGAAGCGAGAGTTTGGGAAACAGCAACCTTTCATCCCGCTCGGGCCATTCCAGCTCCGGCTCCCGTTCATCCATTACCGGTTCGAGCCCCCCGATTTCATCCAGGGCCTGCTCATGTGCGCCGTGTGCCTGGGCGTCATTCCGCTCCTGCAGGAATACCTGGGCATGCCTTTCGAGATCGCCATCACCATCGTCATCCTGAACGGCTTCTTCTACCTCTGGCACGCCCACCTCGGCGACCCCGTGGTGCCCGGCTGGATCACTCCCGCCATCCCGCTTCTGCTCCTGTGGCTCAAGACCTTCCCGGAAGGCGTGCCCAGAATCCACGCCCTCATCGCCTTCGAGTTCGAACTGGGCCTGTTCTCCTTCCTGCTGGGCGCCACGGGCATGGCCAAGCGCTTCGTGGACCTGGTGCCGGACGCACTGAAATCGGGCATTCTGCTCGGGGCGGGCATCGCGGCCGTGCGCCTGGTGTTCCAGTCCGGGGGCCGTTTCGACTCCTATCCCTGGACCATCACCATCTCCATCGGCTTCGCCTTCTACATTCTCTTCTCCAACCATTTCAAAACGCTGCGTTCCAAAAGCACGCTCCTCAAGCACATATCCGACCTGGGCCTCATGCCGGCCCTGGTGCTGGCCATCATCGTGGCCCCGCTGGTGAAGGAGCTTCCGCTCCCGGACATCAAATGGGGATTCACGGTGCCCCAGTTCACGGAGCTCTTCACCCAATGGACGCCCTTCGCCGAGCGCATCGGCTGGCCGCCCATCAGCATGTATCTTGACGCCGCTCCCCTGGTCTTCGCGGTGTACATCGTGCTCTTCGGCGAGCTGATCCAGGCCGAGGCGCTTATCGACGAAGCCCGCGAGCACCGCCACGGCGACGAGGACATCCACTTCAACGCCAACCGCAACAACCAGATCGTGGGCCTGCGCAACATGGGCATGTCCATGCTCGGCCCGGACATCTCCATGTGCGGCCCCATGTGGGCGGCCATGCAGGTGGTGGAGTGCGAACGCTACAAGCACGGCCCCGAAGCCATGGACAGCCTCTACGGCGGCGTGGGCTCCTTCCGCTGGGGGACGTTCGCGGGGTATTTCTTCTCCCCCATCGTCACCCTGGTGAAGCCCATCCTACCCATCGCCCTGTCCCTGACCATGCTGGTGCAGGGCTACGTGGCGGTGCGCGTGGGCATCCTCAAGGCCAAGACCTTCAACGACCTGGGCGTGGCCGGAATCATCGCGGCCGTGCTCATCACCCGCGAGGCGGCCGCGGCCTTCGGCGTGGGCATCGTCCTGTGCCTGCTCATCTACGGCAAGGACTTCTTCCGCAAGTGGGAGCGCTACGACAAGCACAAGGACCCCGTCTTCAACAAGAAGATCGGGCAGGAGTAGGCGCCGGACGTATCGGGATCCACGAACGAACATCCATGAGGTGAGCACATGAACAGGATCACCACGTTCCAGACCACGGCCAGGATCGTCATGGGGCCGGGGGCGCTGGAGAGCATCGGAGCGGAGATCACGCGGCTGGGCGCGGGCAAGGTCATGGTCGTCACCGACCCCGGGCTGGTCAAGACCGGGCTGGTGGCCAAGCTGGAGGAGCTCCTGGCGGCCGCCGGGATAGCGGCCACGCGCTTCGACGAGGTGGAGGCCGACCCCTCCTACGAGACGGCCATCAAGGCGGCCGAGCACGTCAAGCAGGCCGGGGCGGAACTCATCGTGGGCATCGGCGGCGGCTCGGCCCAGGACGTGGCCAAGGTGTCTTCCATCCTGGCCACCAACGCCGGGCCGGTTTCGCAGTACTTCGGCATCGACCTGGTGCCGCGTCCGGGGCTCAAGCTGATCCTGGTGCCCACCACGGCGGGCACGGGCAGCGAGGTCACGCCCATCGCCATCCTCTCCGACCACCACGAGAAGCTCAAGAAGGGCATCGTCAGCGCCCATCTCTTCCCGTCCACGGCCATACTGGATCCGCTCCTGACCCTGGGCCTGCCGTCCCACGTCACTGCGGCCACCGGCATGGACGCCCTGATCCACGCCGTGGAGGCCTTCACCTCCAAGAACGCCACCGCCATGACCGACATGCTGGCCCTCCAGGCCATCAAGCTGGTGTACGGCAGCATCCGCACCGCGTTCTCCAACGGCTCGGACGTGGACGCCCGCGCCAGGATGCTGGAGGGCAGCATGCTGGCGGGCATGGCCTTCGCCAACGCGGGGGTCACGGCGGTGCACGCCTTCGCCTACCCCATCGGGGCCGAGTACCACATCCCCCACGGCGTGGCCAACAGCATCATGCTGGTGCCCGTCATGGAGTTCAACATGCTGGGGAACATCCCCAAGTTCGCCATCCTGGCCGAGGTGCTTGGCGAGAACGTGGCCGGGCTCTCCCAGCGGGACGCGGCCCTCAAGGCGGTGGCCGCCATGCGCGTGCTCTCCGCCGACCTCCAGGTGCCCGCCAGGCTGAGCGCCTTCGGGGTCAAGGACGAGAACATCCCGGATCTGGCCAAGGGGGTCATGAAGGTGACGCGCCTGTTGGCCAACAACCCGCGCCTGCTCAAGGTCGAGGACGCCGAGGCCATATACAGGTGCGTGCTCTGACGCGGCGCTCCCCGCTCCCCGGGACCGCAATCGGCCCCGGGGAGTGAAACGGCGCGCCCGTGCCGCCTGCGCGCGGGCGCGCCAAAACACAACAAGACAACAACAAGGAACGCCCATGTTCGGATTCTACGGCAGGATACTCACGGTGGACCTCACCAACCGGAAGTACTCGATCGACGCCCTCGCGCCCGAGCTTCTGGAGTCGGTGCTGGGCGGCAAGGGCCTGGGAACGAGCCTGCTCCTATCGCGCAACCCGGCCGGCGCGGACCCCCTGGGCCCCGACAACCGGCTGATCTTCGCCACGGGCCCCTTCTGCGGTGGCCCGGTCTGGGGCGGGAGCCGCTACGGTGTGTTCACCAAGTCCCCCCTGACCGGATTTTACGCCGAATCCTACTCGGGGGGCAAAGTGCCCGAGGCCATCGACCGGGCCGGATTCGACGCCGTGGTCATCGAGGGGGCTTCGGACCGTCCGGTGGCCCTGGCTATCCATCCCGAGGGCTGCGCGTTCCACGACGCCTCGTCCCTGTGGGGCATGGAAACCTACGACGCCGAGCGGGCGGCCAGGGACTCCCTGGGCGTGGACAAACCGGGCTTCGGGGCGCCGGGCGCGGTGGTCATCGGCCCGGCCGGGGAGCGGCTGGTGCGCTATGCGCTCATCGCCAACGATTTCTGGCGCTGCGCGGGCCGGGCCGGGGTGGGCGCGGTCATGGGCTCCAAGCGGCTCAAGGCCGTGGTCTTCCAGGGTGACCGCAAGCGCGGGCTGGCCGACCCCAGGGGCGTGCGGGCCTACGCCTCGGAGTTCGCCAAGGCGGGCAAGGAAAACAAGGGCGTGAAGGCCTACAAAGCCTACGGCACCACCATGATGGTGGCGCTCATGAACACCGCCGGGGCCTTCCCCGCCAAGTACTGGAGCCAGGGCAGCTGCGACCACTGGCAGAAGATCAGCGGGGAGACCTTCCACAAGGAGCACGACGTCACCCCACACGCCTGCCTGAAATGTTTCATGGCCTGCGGGCGCATGGCCAGGCTGACCAAGGGCCGCCACCAGGGCCTGCAGCTGGAGGGGCCGGAATACGAGACCATCTACGCCTTCGGCGGCCTGTGCATGATCGAGGAGATGGACGAGATCGTCTGGCTGAACGACCTGTGCGACCGCCTGGGCCTGGACACCATCACCGCCGGCAACCTCTGCGCCCTGGCCATCGAGGCCTGCCGCCGGGGCAAGCTGGACCTGGGCCTGGACTACGGCGATTTCGAGGGCGTGGGCAGGCTCATCCAGGACATCGCCGCCCGGAGCGGCCACGGCGCGCTCATGGCCGAGGGCATCATCCCCACGGCCGAGGCCTGGGGGCTTTCGGACCTGGCCATCCACGTCAAGGGCATGGAGCCGCCGGGATACGACCCGCGCGCGCTCAAGGGCATGGGCCTGGCCTACGGCACGTCGCCCAGGGGGGCCTGCCACCTGCGCACCACGTTCTACAAGCCGGAGCTGGCCGGGTTCATCCCCGCCGACGCCATCGAGGGCAAGGCCGAGATGCTCACCGACTACGAGGACCGCCTGACCATCTTCGACACCCTCATCCTCTGCCGCTTCTACCGGGACATGTACACCTGGGAGGAGCTGGAAAAGGCCGTGGGCCTGGTCACGGGCCTGGACGCCTCCAGGGAGGAGCTCAGGCGCAAGGCCGCGCGCGTCCTTAACCTCACCCGGGAGTTCAACCTGCGCGAGGGGCTCACGGCCAAGGACGACCGCCTGCCCGGGCGCCTGCACCGGGAGGCCCTGCCCGACGGCCGGAGCCTGACCGCGGCCGAGATGGAGACCCTGCTGGCCGACTACTACCGCCTGCGCGGCTGGAAAGCCGACGGCACGATGGCATAGGCCGGGCAGGCCTTGGGCCATGACCTTGCGGGGACCGCCGGACAGGCCATGGCGCGCGGCGTGTCCGCACAACCTCGCGTAAACGACGGAGTGATGCGGCCATGATCGTTATCGAACCCGAAGCGGCGGCCTATGTCCGGAAACGGTCCGCTTCCCTGTGTGTCGGCTTCAAGTTCGAGTCGGCCATGGGGGGCTGAGCCTGTTCCTCAAAAAGGGTAACAGGTAGTTACATCCCCTTCGTCAGCGCGGGAGCCCCCCTGGATGCGGCGGGCTACCGCGTTGAATCGATCGACGGCATCGAGGTTTTCCTGGCGCCCGGGCTCACGCTGAAGCAGGGGCACAGGCGCATGCGTGTCGTGCTGAAGCGCTTTTTCTTCCTGCGCTGGCTGGAACTGGAGGGGGCCAAGGCCGTTCCCGTCTACGAATGACGCCAAGGTCCGCGCCGCACCAGGGGGATAGCGGCCGGCCTAGGCGCGTAACTTGCCGGACACCCGTTTGATGACCTCGCAGAGCGAGTCCATGTCCACCGGCTTGGCGAGGTAGTCGGTCATGCCCGCCTCGATGAATTTGCTTCTGTCCCCGGCCATGGCGAAGGCGGTCAGCGCAATGACAGGGATGCGTGCCTTGTCCGCTCCGGCAATCCCGTCGCGGATGCGCCTGGTGGCCTCCACTCCGTCCAGGGCGGGCATCTGGACATCCATGAAGACCAGGTCGAAATCCTGCTCGATAAAAAGCTGAAGCGCCTCCTTGCCGTCCTTGGCGGTGGTGACGGCGAACCCGTATTTCTCGAGCATCCACTTGCCGGAAAGAGAGCTTATCGCGTCGTCTTCCGCGAACAGAATCCGCAACGGGGACTCCGAGCCCGGGAGGAACGCGGGGCTGGGCTCGTCCGCTTCGGAAGGGGCTTCCTCCGGGACCTTGAAGGGCAGGGAAAGGTGTACGGCCGTGCCTTCCCCTGCCGTGCTCTCGATGGATACGTTCCCGCCCATCAGCGCCACCAGCCGCTTGACAATGGAGAGCCCGAGGCCTGCGCCCTGGAAACGCCGGGTGTATGAACTCTCCGCTTGAACGAACGGCTCGAAAATGACCTTCAGGTTCTGGTCGGTGATGCCTATGCCCGTGTCGCTGACAGTGACCAGGACACGGACATTCGAACCGCGCGATCCCGGCAACAGGGACGCTTCGACCCGGACGCGGCCCGTGTCGGTGAATTTGATGGCGTTGCCGACAAGGTTGAAAAGAATTTGCCGCAGGCGCGCCTCGTCCCCGATGAGCACCGGAGGGACGTCCTCCCCGGTGTGGAATTCCAGCCTGAGTCCTTTCGTGCTGGCTTGCGAGTCGAAGAGTTCCTTGATGGATTGCTTTGTCTTGTTCATGTCGAAAGGGGATTCGACGATGTGCAACTGTCCGGCCTCGACCTTTGAAATATCGAGTATGTCGGAAAGTAGTCCGGTCAGGCGGTGGGTCGATTTGATCGCGGCCTTCAGGTATTCTTTCTGGTCGCCGCTCTGGGCCGAGACTTTCAGCAGTTCCAGCATTCCGAGGATGCCGTTGAGCGGAGTCCTGATCTCATGGCTCATGTTGGCCAGGAATTCCGACTTGGCCCTAGTCGACGCCTCCGCGACGTCGCGGGCCTCGCGGAGTTCCGCCACGGTTCGGTTGAGGTCGGCGGTCCGTTCCTGAACGGTCGCCTCGAGTTCGTCGTTGGCGGATCTGAGAGACTCTTCCTCGATCTTGCGTTTGGTGATGTCCCTGAGGGCGGCGAGAAAAGCCTGCCGGTCCTGGATTTCAACCACCGTGAGCATGACTTCGGCCTGGAACGCTTCCCCGCTTGCCCGGACGAACGTCCATTCGAACATGTGTGAACCGCTCTCCCGGGCCGAGGACAGCATCCTGGCGAGTTTCTCCCCGGAGCGGTGTCCGTCGGGCTGAAAGGCCGGGGAGATGTCGTTCATGGTAAGGCCGCCGGTCGGGGATTCGGCGGGAAATCGCATCAGGGCGGCGGCGGCGGGGTTGCGTTCGAGGATGGTTTCGTCGTCGAGGAGCAGCATGGCGTCCGAAGTGTTTTCGAACAGGGAGCGGAACCGCTGTTCGCTTTGGAGCAGCCGGGCCTTGGCGATGTCCCGGTCGTATCGGGCCTCGGCCACGGCAAGGTCCGACTTGGCCTGGATCGCGCGCCGGTTGACGAACACGAGGATTCCGAGCTGCGACAGGCCCAGGGCCAACGAGGAC
The DNA window shown above is from Fundidesulfovibrio terrae and carries:
- a CDS encoding TolC family protein; this encodes MTTQPLRPRRARRCPFRRIAAVACIVLAVAANARAQDMDLQSLVGEALKNNPEIAAGQSRVESARHRIPQAKALPDPMVSAGYTNEGLSQYTFGNSYDSVWAFGVSQTVPFPGKLVQKGKVAEKEMETLGLQYTALRLATVARVKELYYDLFTAHRTIDILQEKAKLLDQVEKSALARYASGMGDQRDAVMAQTEKYMLLEKAEMVRQRLSTLEGMLNSLLGRDVKSPLGTPAEPSKAPYKRSLDDLLVKASFDSPETKARMKKVEKAEAKVSQAKAEFVPDVTLSAGYSQKGYKVSQSPQVVTGADSSGSDASTPAGNKQKWTDMWSASVSMTVPIFFFVKQAEGLKESRSDLAESKYDLEAGKNMIASSIRENYSMLQSAERLSELFASGTLPKSRQDFQLAMAGYAAGKGDIYAVVSRLKSVLDYEVQYWAQLAEKQKAVARLESLAGITDGITLPKSLDTGNGAGKDAMAGGQHANSDMK
- a CDS encoding sigma 54-interacting transcriptional regulator, which gives rise to MQDIFRHTMEDFHGILDSSPIGLLAVDRDGAITLASSGVESFLGLARSEMIGRNVAEVVPHSLLPQALDQRKPVFGQMIALNNVVLMASHSPILRGDELVGGVSVFQDVSILEHTSCELHYVKDHIKELGAIINSSYDGIFITDGGGKVLLVNDAYQRMTGITAEEVVGKTMAQLVEEKYYDQSVTLLVMETERAATLNQTIRGERRMLVTGSPVFDDAGKLYRVVTNVRDITDLINLRDQLIKTQEKTLQYESEISYLRSLQIEAGDIIFRSRAMAQALVTATKVAYVDSTVLITGDSGTGKELIAKLIHKKGKGALQPFIAINCAALPEQLLETELFGYEGGAFTGARKEGKPGLFELANNGTLFLDEVGDMPMVLQAKLLRAIQEKQIMRLGGSKYVNVNVRLIGATHRDIQKMVERREFRRDLYYRLMVVPIHLPLLRERTEDIPLLAMHFLDKFNRRFGYRKALSPGAVDALVQYPWPGNVRELENLIERLLVTVTDDEITMEELPGHIRRSAYIPRRGSKMSEAVAEVESYLLEESCRRLGSWQKAAVELGIDKATAYRKAAKYGLLK
- a CDS encoding iron-containing alcohol dehydrogenase, translating into MNRITTFQTTARIVMGPGALESIGAEITRLGAGKVMVVTDPGLVKTGLVAKLEELLAAAGIAATRFDEVEADPSYETAIKAAEHVKQAGAELIVGIGGGSAQDVAKVSSILATNAGPVSQYFGIDLVPRPGLKLILVPTTAGTGSEVTPIAILSDHHEKLKKGIVSAHLFPSTAILDPLLTLGLPSHVTAATGMDALIHAVEAFTSKNATAMTDMLALQAIKLVYGSIRTAFSNGSDVDARARMLEGSMLAGMAFANAGVTAVHAFAYPIGAEYHIPHGVANSIMLVPVMEFNMLGNIPKFAILAEVLGENVAGLSQRDAALKAVAAMRVLSADLQVPARLSAFGVKDENIPDLAKGVMKVTRLLANNPRLLKVEDAEAIYRCVL
- a CDS encoding aldehyde ferredoxin oxidoreductase family protein — protein: MFGFYGRILTVDLTNRKYSIDALAPELLESVLGGKGLGTSLLLSRNPAGADPLGPDNRLIFATGPFCGGPVWGGSRYGVFTKSPLTGFYAESYSGGKVPEAIDRAGFDAVVIEGASDRPVALAIHPEGCAFHDASSLWGMETYDAERAARDSLGVDKPGFGAPGAVVIGPAGERLVRYALIANDFWRCAGRAGVGAVMGSKRLKAVVFQGDRKRGLADPRGVRAYASEFAKAGKENKGVKAYKAYGTTMMVALMNTAGAFPAKYWSQGSCDHWQKISGETFHKEHDVTPHACLKCFMACGRMARLTKGRHQGLQLEGPEYETIYAFGGLCMIEEMDEIVWLNDLCDRLGLDTITAGNLCALAIEACRRGKLDLGLDYGDFEGVGRLIQDIAARSGHGALMAEGIIPTAEAWGLSDLAIHVKGMEPPGYDPRALKGMGLAYGTSPRGACHLRTTFYKPELAGFIPADAIEGKAEMLTDYEDRLTIFDTLILCRFYRDMYTWEELEKAVGLVTGLDASREELRRKAARVLNLTREFNLREGLTAKDDRLPGRLHREALPDGRSLTAAEMETLLADYYRLRGWKADGTMA
- a CDS encoding ATP-binding protein; amino-acid sequence: MAPGTGKSLIQAAWERYITGSFSRRIRSLNISKPLLLSSILMICIPSIPTYILYTTFKSHILLREEYESRKITTQLADLVSGNELNSDTEISDKSLISNIIKLINSYDIYNVRIYSKNGVEIYSYADQHFGRKNENDYFETIVKKGSTYQKLVDKGHRSAGGSKITKDVIETYIPIMREGTFAGAAEVYSDITPTTTDMRNALGIVLASSLALGLSQLGILVFVNRRAIQAKSDLAVAEARYDRDIAKARLLQSEQRFRSLFENTSDAMLLLDDETILERNPAAAALMRFPAESPTGGLTMNDISPAFQPDGHRSGEKLARMLSSARESGSHMFEWTFVRASGEAFQAEVMLTVVEIQDRQAFLAALRDITKRKIEEESLRSANDELEATVQERTADLNRTVAELREARDVAEASTRAKSEFLANMSHEIRTPLNGILGMLELLKVSAQSGDQKEYLKAAIKSTHRLTGLLSDILDISKVEAGQLHIVESPFDMNKTKQSIKELFDSQASTKGLRLEFHTGEDVPPVLIGDEARLRQILFNLVGNAIKFTDTGRVRVEASLLPGSRGSNVRVLVTVSDTGIGITDQNLKVIFEPFVQAESSYTRRFQGAGLGLSIVKRLVALMGGNVSIESTAGEGTAVHLSLPFKVPEEAPSEADEPSPAFLPGSESPLRILFAEDDAISSLSGKWMLEKYGFAVTTAKDGKEALQLFIEQDFDLVFMDVQMPALDGVEATRRIRDGIAGADKARIPVIALTAFAMAGDRSKFIEAGMTDYLAKPVDMDSLCEVIKRVSGKLRA